The Eleutherodactylus coqui strain aEleCoq1 chromosome 6, aEleCoq1.hap1, whole genome shotgun sequence genome window below encodes:
- the LOC136631688 gene encoding zinc finger and BTB domain-containing protein 21-like has protein sequence MHGEAVETQKPAGGTRNTAAKQQLPQQQAKRKELIKSLLRRSLSMDSPVPAYSQIVDFHSIQETASLKGTSKEHVPSGMSRRHILKGIVDKSKEKPMDLIRTVSTYSVATDTHLDKDIRVKTEPNSPASEPSEILRVTVGDQAQSRTVTPDHEIPVSRFNKRKFPADRRPLPRRIRMKEPIPPEFDGSMGEGAAAVDHFSDSDDSHEMSIALPEIHHDKKFKCKHCLKIFRSTAGLNRHMNMYHNPEKPYSCDICFKRFHTNFKVWIYCQTQQGIVKNPSPASSTQAVLDEKFQRKLIDIVREREIKKALIYKLRRGKPGFPGSASSQAQALKRSLRSRTKSAYTCNYCGKSYRFLSQFKQHCKMHPGEKSSYGSRHLRPKAASPPKSPEDSKEIFRCRHCNLKLSSFLEQGNHERMCRNATLCPYCSLRFATPELKNEHDPKCEYKKLTCLECMRTFKSSFSIWRHQVEVHNQNTMAPTENFSLPMLDHNGDMNSTQRVQSLSEPSKGSSFLTPKDDGVYSDSSEHMNFDSEESNCLPEDLSVSKQFDVKIKEELTDEMEDGSEALYSHKDDEPTSERGVWSCEKCGKMFTVHKQLERHQELLCSIKPFICHICNKAFRTNFRLWSHFQSHMAQGEESAFKEPEGGAPVSSPSPPPPPPPPPPPPPPPPPPPPTTLPPPPPLKMQSIEPERRKTVPNKPSSTEKMFAPQESDTLFYHAPPLSAITFKRQFMCKLCHRTFKTAFSLWSHEQTHN, from the exons ATGCACGGCGAAGCTGTAGAAACTCAGAAACCAGCGGGAGGAACCCGGAACACGGCTGCTAAGCAA caactgccccaacaacaagCTAAAAGAAAGGAGCTGATTAAGAGTCTTCTGAGAAGATCGCTCTCCATGGATAGTCCGGTTCCTGCTTACTCACAGATTGTTGATTTTCATTCCATTCAAGAGACAGCCTCTCTTAAAGGAACATCAAAAGAGCACGTGCCCAGTGGAATGTCTCGTAGGCACATATTAAAAGGAATCGTAgataaaagcaaagaaaaaccGATGGATCTCATAAGAACCGTCTCGACATATTCAGTGGCCACCGATACCCATCTTGACAAGGACATTCGCGTAAAGACTGAGCCCAATAGCCCTGCTTCAGAACCTTCAGAGATACTTCGGGTAACAGTGGGAGATCAAGCACAAAGTAGAACTGTCACTCCAGATCACGAGATCCCTGTAAGTAGGTTTAATAAAAGAAAGTTTCCAGCCGATAGAAGACCGCTACCTAGAAGAATACGAATGAAAGAACCTATTCCTCCAGAGTTTGATGGTAGCATGGGGGAAGGTGCTGCCGCTGTCGATCATTTTTCCGATTCTGATGATAGCCACGAAATGAGTATTGCGTTGCCAGAAATCCACCACGACAAAAAATTCAAATGCAAACATTGCCTTAAAATTTTTCGCTCAACCGCCGGTCTTAATCGTCACATGAACATGTACCACAATCCGGAGAAACCTTATTCTTGTGACATTTGCTTCAAAAGGTTCCATACAAACTTTAAAGTGTGGATCTATTGTCAGACGCAGCAGGGCATCGTGAAAAACCCATCACCCGCTTCCAGCACACAAGCTGTTTTAGATGAAAAATTCCAAAGGAAGTTAATAGACATTGTAAGAGAAAGGGAAATCAAAAAAGCACTTATCTATAAACTGAGAAGAGGCAAACCAGGCTTTCCGGGATCAGCAAGTAGCCAAGCACAAGCCCTGAAACGAAGCCTCAGGTCAAGAACCAAATCTGCTTATACCTGCAACTATTGCGGGAAGTCTTATCGGTTCTTATCTCAGTTTAAGCAGCACTGCAAAATGCATCCAGGGGAGAAGTCTTCATACGGCAGCAGACATCTTAGACCTAAAGCTGCATCCCCTCCAAAGAGTCCTGAAGATAGTAAAGAGATATTTAGATGCAGGCACTGCAATTTAAAGCTGTCCTCCTTTCTTGAACAGGGAAACCATGAGAGGATGTGCCGAAATGCAACTCTGTGTCCATACTGTAGCCTTCGATTTGCTACTCCAGAACTTAAGAATGAACATGACCCAAAGTGCGAGTATAAGAAACTTACGTGTCTGGAGTGCATGAGAACTTTTAAATCGTCTTTCAGTATTTGGCGTCATCAAGTGGAAGTTCACAACCAAAACACAATGGCTCCAACCGAAAACTTTTCATTACCGATGCTTGACCACAACGGGGACATGAACAGTACACAGAGGGTGCAGTCTTTATCGGAACCTAGCAAGGGGTCAAGCTTTCTTACACCTAAGGATGACGGTGTGTATAGTGACTCTTCGGAACATATGAACTTCGATTCAGAGGAGTCAAACTGTCTCCCCGAAGATCTTAGCGTTTCCAAGCAATTCGACGTGAAGATCAAGGAAGAACTTACGGATGAAATGGAAGATGGCTCTGAAGCGCTATACAGCCATAAAGATGATGAGCCCACCTCAGAACGGGGTGTGTGGTCATGTGAAAAATGCGGTAAAATGTTTACAGTTCACAAGCAACTAGAACGTCATCAAGAACTATTGTGTTCAATCAAGCCTTTCATTTGTCACATATGCAACAAAGCCTTCCGAACGAATTTTCGTCTCTGGAGTCACTTTCAATCACATATGGCACAAGGAGAAGAATCTGCTTTCAAGGAACCAGAAGGTGGTGCTCCTGTAAGCtccccatcaccacctcctccaccgccgccaccaccaccccctcctcctcctcctccaccaccaccacctacaACACTGCCACCCCCTCCGCCACTCAAAATGCAGTCCATAGAACCAGAAAGACGTAAAACCGTTCCAAACAAGCCAAGTTCCACAGAAAAAATGTTTGCTCCCCAGGAATCGGATACTCTTTTCTACCATGCTCCGCCTCTGTCGGCCATTACATTCAAGAGACAGTTTATGTGTAAACTGTGTCACAGGACCTTTAAAACGGCCTTCAGTTTATGGAGTCATGAGCAGACACACAACTGA